One segment of Trichlorobacter ammonificans DNA contains the following:
- the ettA gene encoding energy-dependent translational throttle protein EttA, which produces MSVDDKKVIYSMMRVSKFYDKKPVIKDISLSYFYGAKIGVLGLNGSGKSTLLRIMAGVDTEFNGQAVLSPGYTVGYLEQEPKLDETLTVRQVVEQGVQEIVDLLTEFNGITDKFSEPDADFEKLCDRQAVLQEKLDHLDAWDLDSRLELAMDALRCPDGDTPVKVLSGGEKRRVALCRLLLQKPDILLLDEPTNHLDAETVAWLEKHLHNYAGTVIAVTHDRYFLDNVAGWILELDRGEGIPWKGNYSSWLEQKQDRLAVEEKQESDRRKTLQRELEWIRMSPKGRHTKSQARISAYEELASQEGEKRAKDLELYIPAGPRLGDIVIEADSVAKGFGDRLLFEGMTFKLPRGGIVGVIGPNGAGKTTLFRMITGAEQPDSGTIRVGETVQIAYVDQSRDALNPERLLWEEISDGQEMIQLGKQTVNARNYVARFNFTGGDQQKKVGMLSGGERNRVHLAKVLKSGANVLLLDEPTNDLDVNTMRALEEGLENFGGCAVVISHDRWFLDRIATHILAFEGDSKVVWFEGNYSEYEEDRRKRLGTDADRPHRITYRKLTRA; this is translated from the coding sequence ATGAGCGTTGACGACAAAAAAGTCATTTACAGCATGATGCGGGTGTCAAAATTCTACGACAAGAAACCGGTCATCAAAGACATTTCCCTTTCCTACTTCTACGGCGCCAAGATCGGCGTGCTGGGCCTGAACGGCTCCGGTAAATCCACCCTGCTCAGGATCATGGCCGGCGTGGACACTGAATTTAACGGCCAGGCGGTCCTCTCCCCCGGTTATACCGTCGGTTACCTGGAGCAGGAACCGAAGCTGGACGAAACCCTTACGGTCCGCCAGGTGGTGGAACAGGGAGTGCAGGAGATCGTCGACCTGCTGACCGAATTCAACGGCATCACCGACAAGTTTTCCGAGCCGGACGCCGACTTCGAGAAGCTGTGCGACCGCCAGGCGGTGCTGCAGGAAAAGCTGGATCACCTGGATGCCTGGGACCTGGACTCCCGCCTGGAACTGGCCATGGACGCCCTGCGCTGCCCCGACGGCGACACCCCGGTCAAGGTACTCTCCGGCGGCGAAAAGCGACGGGTGGCTCTCTGCCGCCTGCTGCTGCAGAAACCGGACATCCTGCTTCTGGACGAACCGACCAACCACCTGGACGCCGAAACCGTGGCCTGGCTGGAAAAACACCTGCACAACTATGCCGGCACCGTCATCGCCGTCACCCACGACCGCTACTTCCTGGACAACGTGGCCGGCTGGATTCTGGAACTGGACCGGGGCGAAGGGATTCCCTGGAAAGGGAACTACTCCTCCTGGCTCGAACAGAAGCAGGACCGCCTGGCCGTGGAGGAAAAACAGGAAAGCGACCGCCGCAAGACCCTGCAGCGGGAACTGGAGTGGATCCGGATGTCCCCCAAGGGACGCCACACCAAATCCCAGGCCCGGATCAGCGCCTACGAGGAGCTGGCCTCCCAGGAAGGTGAAAAGCGGGCCAAGGACCTTGAACTGTACATTCCGGCCGGCCCCCGGCTGGGGGATATCGTCATCGAGGCGGACAGCGTGGCCAAAGGGTTCGGCGACCGCCTGCTCTTCGAGGGGATGACCTTCAAGCTGCCCCGCGGCGGCATTGTCGGCGTCATCGGTCCCAACGGCGCCGGCAAGACCACCCTTTTCCGGATGATCACCGGCGCGGAGCAACCGGACAGCGGCACCATCAGGGTGGGAGAGACCGTACAGATCGCTTACGTGGATCAGAGTCGCGACGCCCTCAATCCCGAGCGCCTGCTCTGGGAGGAGATCAGTGATGGCCAGGAAATGATCCAGCTGGGCAAGCAGACCGTCAACGCCCGCAACTACGTGGCCCGTTTCAACTTCACCGGCGGTGACCAGCAGAAGAAGGTGGGAATGCTCTCCGGCGGCGAGCGCAACCGGGTGCATCTGGCCAAGGTGCTGAAAAGCGGCGCCAACGTGCTGCTCCTGGACGAACCGACCAACGACCTGGACGTGAATACCATGCGGGCCTTGGAAGAGGGACTGGAAAACTTCGGCGGCTGCGCCGTGGTCATCTCCCACGACCGCTGGTTCCTGGACCGGATCGCCACCCACATCCTTGCCTTCGAGGGGGACTCGAAGGTAGTCTGGTTCGAAGGGAACTACTCGGAGTACGAGGAAGACCGCCGCAAACGCCTGGGAACGGATGCTGACCGTCCCCACCGGATAACCTACCGCAAACTCACGCGGGCCTAG
- a CDS encoding PilZ domain-containing protein has protein sequence MHYDKYFGRGQKVFLINISDERDQEVYNSFTGQVLSCLDDRLTLKTPYRLFSGDTTAFRHGMQFKLTTESLGMGIQLRAELQEPPTPDSIVLKPVGDLSVYQRRQSPRADTTLPLLHVSQKSSLEAFRKEWRRISADLRQPNPPRLKMLETELNISVGGIRFDMTQEPTSLSLVVVDLQDGNPPVNAVAELIWQKRSQDNEKFQCGHRFIDILKEDQQRISQFIERLTGAKQPAGRQKELTDSM, from the coding sequence ATGCATTACGACAAGTATTTCGGACGAGGCCAGAAGGTCTTTCTGATCAACATATCCGACGAACGGGACCAGGAGGTCTACAATTCGTTCACCGGGCAGGTGCTTTCCTGCCTTGACGACCGACTGACCCTGAAGACCCCCTATCGTCTCTTCTCCGGCGACACCACGGCCTTTCGGCACGGCATGCAGTTCAAACTGACCACCGAGTCCCTGGGGATGGGCATCCAGTTGCGGGCGGAGCTGCAGGAGCCGCCCACTCCGGACTCCATCGTGCTCAAGCCCGTGGGTGACCTTTCCGTCTACCAGCGCCGTCAGTCACCCCGGGCCGACACCACCCTGCCGCTGCTGCACGTCTCGCAGAAATCGTCTCTGGAGGCGTTCCGCAAGGAGTGGCGGCGGATTTCCGCCGATCTGCGCCAGCCCAACCCGCCCCGCCTGAAAATGCTGGAAACCGAGTTGAACATCAGCGTCGGCGGCATCCGGTTCGACATGACCCAGGAACCCACCAGCCTCTCGCTGGTGGTGGTGGACCTGCAGGACGGCAACCCGCCGGTCAACGCCGTGGCCGAACTGATCTGGCAGAAGCGCTCCCAGGATAATGAAAAATTCCAATGCGGCCACCGTTTCATCGACATCCTTAAGGAAGACCAGCAGCGGATATCGCAGTTCATCGAGCGCCTGACCGGCGCCAAGCAGCCCGCGGGCCGACAGAAGGAACTGACGGACAGCATGTAA
- a CDS encoding anthranilate synthase component II — MLLMIDNYDSFTYNIVQYLAQLGEEVKVVRNDEIGVADIAALKPERIVVSPGPCSPEEAGISVAAIREYAGKIPLLGVCLGHQSIGSAFGGKVVRSVSLMHGKTSPIHHDGKELFSGLPNPFNATRYHSLVVERSSLPDCLEVTAWVENGEIMGMRHKHLPVWGVQFHPESILTEGGMELLNNFLTLSRQHPVRL; from the coding sequence ATGCTGCTCATGATCGATAATTACGACTCCTTTACCTACAACATCGTCCAGTACCTGGCCCAGTTGGGCGAAGAGGTGAAAGTGGTGCGCAACGACGAGATCGGCGTTGCCGATATCGCAGCCCTCAAACCCGAGCGGATCGTGGTCTCCCCCGGTCCCTGCTCGCCGGAGGAGGCCGGTATCTCCGTGGCCGCCATCCGCGAGTATGCCGGAAAGATTCCGCTGCTGGGGGTCTGCCTGGGGCATCAGTCCATAGGTAGCGCCTTCGGCGGGAAGGTGGTGCGCAGCGTGTCGCTCATGCACGGCAAAACCTCGCCGATCCACCACGACGGCAAGGAGTTGTTCTCCGGGCTGCCCAACCCGTTCAACGCCACCCGCTACCACTCCCTGGTGGTGGAGCGCTCCAGCTTGCCGGACTGCCTGGAGGTGACCGCCTGGGTGGAGAACGGCGAGATCATGGGGATGCGTCACAAGCATCTGCCGGTCTGGGGGGTGCAGTTCCACCCGGAATCGATCCTGACCGAGGGGGGGATGGAACTGCTGAACAATTTCCTCACCCTCTCCCGCCAACATCCGGTACGGCTGTGA
- a CDS encoding ATP-binding protein → MIAQYILYTLLGCSLYWLIRRPWAVDRDGVGGSGAGLFPLLLVVVLLGGLAGSLWNRSVVDRFMREELLRHAAGVAGTIAPERIQSLAFSTADRTHPEFRQLAQQMSAYVRLLRCRSIYSMVQRNNVILFGPESLSPDDPLASAPGTVYRQPPAELLEVFATGEARTIGPFRDEYGSFVSAFAALPDRRTGRPVLVVGIDIVSDDWQRELLEAARGPLIYAQLLALLLLLGRYLLVRRDRLPPARRHQLRHLELLLTACLTISATLFTSLLAHQFEVRFLRQLFQRFAYGQALAVEDTLRLVREQVAGLARLMEASDEVTSREFASYTRPLLNSTAIGYFAWAPRDRNGRDPQRVLVHYLESQTIDRRAPAGNLARLAPYRAALETAARTGLCVATDPIATESLERGQPEVAVVMPVFARTQVHSHRIEGFILASLTPQTVLAVTLHRSLLGQLPLHATFYQLDQFNEPLLLAAQPHPESAGVPLTPEPIPGRALTARYPLFIYGQAYAVVMEPSQVFRDAYPARAGLLVGGIGLLITLGLCLLINLVIRRRSYLEEQVRQRTAQLAEFAGRLELKNVELDDALLRAEAASRAKSSFLATMSHEIRTPMNGVIGMTGLLLDSSLTTEQRRYAEVVRTSSESLLAIINDILDFSKIEAGCMSLELVPFSLRTLVEETVQLLAVRAWEKGLNLVCTVAPEVPELLEGDPGRLRQVLLNLGGNAVKFTKTGEIRISVSAPEEREGLVRLHVRVEDTGIGIPPEVVSRLFTPFTQADNSTTRTYGGTGLGLAICRQLVELMGGEIGAESQPERGSTFWFTLWLARAAEADCRDGRENGAAGLSDNVPDAAADPRLAAFRQQFRILVAEDNQVNQQVALSILRRLGYRADTVGNGYEALEALRTVSYDLVLMDFHMPLLDGVETTLRLRRPESGVLNPDLPVIAMTASVLQEDRERCLGVGMNDYLPKPVRPRDLEEVLAKWLHGPDGASRRSVKPSAEEVAAATSSAVPAISDAAAGNDGAVAFNCEEFLERMGGEPSFLPPLVEVFLTTVPQQVQELEQLLAAGEHATAHRVAHTIRGAAGNMGAELLQQVAAQMERAGKNGDFERMKRLLPSLRQQLERTVQAMQEVVERAEIGPA, encoded by the coding sequence ATGATCGCGCAGTACATTCTTTACACCCTGCTGGGGTGCAGTCTCTACTGGCTGATCCGGCGCCCCTGGGCCGTCGATCGGGACGGGGTAGGGGGGAGTGGTGCCGGCCTGTTTCCGCTGCTCCTCGTGGTGGTACTGCTGGGCGGTCTGGCCGGTTCCCTGTGGAACCGTTCCGTTGTCGACCGTTTCATGCGGGAAGAGCTGCTGCGCCACGCTGCCGGCGTTGCCGGCACCATTGCTCCCGAACGTATCCAGTCCCTGGCCTTTTCCACCGCCGATCGCACCCATCCCGAATTCCGGCAACTGGCGCAGCAGATGAGCGCCTACGTCCGTCTCCTGCGCTGCCGCAGCATCTACAGCATGGTTCAGCGGAACAACGTCATACTGTTCGGACCGGAGAGCCTGAGTCCCGACGACCCGCTGGCATCGGCGCCGGGAACCGTGTATCGACAGCCTCCCGCCGAACTGCTCGAGGTCTTTGCCACCGGCGAAGCCCGCACCATCGGTCCCTTCAGGGATGAATACGGGAGCTTCGTCAGTGCCTTTGCGGCGCTGCCGGACCGCCGTACCGGCCGACCCGTGCTGGTGGTGGGGATCGACATCGTTTCCGACGACTGGCAGCGTGAACTGTTGGAAGCCGCCCGCGGACCGCTGATCTATGCCCAGTTACTGGCGCTGCTGCTCCTGCTCGGCCGCTACCTCCTGGTCCGCCGGGACCGGCTGCCCCCGGCACGCCGTCATCAGTTGCGCCACCTCGAACTGCTGCTGACGGCCTGCCTCACCATCAGCGCCACTCTCTTCACGTCCCTGCTGGCGCACCAGTTCGAAGTCCGTTTCCTGCGACAACTGTTCCAGCGTTTTGCCTACGGTCAGGCGCTTGCCGTAGAGGACACGCTACGGCTGGTACGGGAGCAGGTGGCCGGCCTGGCACGCCTGATGGAGGCGAGCGACGAGGTGACCAGCCGGGAGTTCGCCAGCTATACCCGGCCGCTTCTGAACAGTACCGCCATCGGCTATTTCGCCTGGGCGCCCCGCGACAGGAATGGTCGCGACCCGCAGCGCGTTTTGGTACACTATCTGGAGTCGCAGACAATCGACCGCAGAGCGCCAGCCGGCAACCTGGCCCGGCTGGCGCCGTACCGGGCCGCCCTGGAGACTGCCGCCCGAACCGGGCTCTGCGTGGCTACTGACCCCATTGCAACTGAAAGCCTGGAGCGCGGCCAGCCTGAAGTGGCGGTGGTTATGCCGGTCTTCGCACGGACCCAGGTGCACTCCCACCGGATCGAGGGGTTCATTCTGGCCTCTCTCACGCCGCAAACCGTGCTGGCCGTGACGCTGCACCGCTCTCTGCTGGGGCAGTTGCCGCTTCATGCTACGTTCTATCAGCTCGATCAGTTCAACGAGCCGTTGCTGCTGGCCGCGCAGCCGCACCCGGAGTCTGCCGGGGTACCGCTGACGCCGGAGCCGATTCCCGGAAGGGCATTGACGGCCCGCTATCCCCTGTTTATCTACGGTCAGGCATACGCCGTGGTCATGGAGCCCTCCCAGGTGTTTCGTGATGCCTATCCGGCCCGTGCCGGTCTGCTGGTGGGAGGGATCGGCCTGCTGATCACCCTGGGGCTCTGTTTGCTCATCAACCTGGTGATACGGCGGCGGAGCTACCTTGAAGAGCAGGTCCGGCAGCGCACCGCGCAGCTGGCCGAATTTGCCGGACGACTGGAGCTGAAGAACGTGGAACTGGACGACGCCCTGCTGCGGGCTGAAGCTGCCAGCCGCGCCAAGAGCAGCTTCCTGGCCACCATGAGCCACGAAATCCGCACGCCGATGAACGGGGTGATCGGCATGACCGGCCTGCTGCTGGACAGCAGCCTCACCACCGAGCAGCGCCGGTATGCCGAGGTCGTGCGTACCAGCAGCGAATCCCTGCTGGCCATCATCAACGATATCCTGGATTTTTCCAAGATCGAGGCCGGCTGCATGAGTCTTGAGCTGGTGCCGTTCAGCCTCCGGACCCTGGTGGAGGAGACCGTCCAGCTGCTGGCGGTGCGTGCGTGGGAAAAGGGGCTGAACCTGGTCTGTACGGTGGCGCCGGAGGTGCCGGAGCTGCTGGAGGGGGACCCGGGCAGGCTGCGGCAGGTCCTGCTCAATCTGGGAGGGAACGCCGTCAAGTTCACCAAAACGGGAGAAATCCGGATCAGCGTCTCCGCACCGGAGGAGCGGGAGGGGCTGGTCAGGCTCCACGTTCGGGTGGAAGATACCGGCATCGGCATTCCGCCGGAGGTTGTTTCCCGGCTCTTTACCCCCTTTACCCAGGCGGACAACTCCACCACCCGCACCTATGGCGGTACCGGACTGGGACTGGCCATCTGCCGGCAACTGGTGGAGTTGATGGGGGGGGAGATTGGAGCGGAAAGCCAGCCGGAGCGGGGCTCCACCTTTTGGTTCACCCTGTGGCTGGCGCGGGCAGCGGAGGCGGACTGTCGCGACGGCCGGGAAAACGGGGCGGCCGGTCTTTCCGACAATGTACCGGACGCCGCCGCCGATCCCCGCTTGGCCGCGTTCCGGCAGCAGTTCCGTATCCTGGTGGCGGAGGACAATCAGGTCAACCAGCAGGTGGCCCTGTCAATCCTGCGGCGGCTCGGCTACCGGGCCGACACGGTGGGCAACGGCTACGAGGCCCTGGAGGCGTTGCGCACCGTCAGTTACGACCTGGTGCTGATGGATTTCCACATGCCGCTGCTGGATGGCGTCGAAACCACCCTGCGGCTGCGCCGTCCCGAGTCCGGTGTGCTCAACCCGGACCTGCCGGTCATCGCCATGACCGCCAGTGTTCTGCAGGAAGATCGCGAACGCTGCCTGGGGGTCGGCATGAACGACTACCTGCCCAAGCCGGTTCGCCCCCGGGATCTCGAAGAGGTGTTGGCAAAATGGCTTCACGGACCGGACGGAGCATCCCGGCGGTCCGTGAAGCCGTCGGCTGAAGAGGTTGCGGCGGCGACGTCTTCCGCTGTTCCGGCCATTTCCGATGCTGCTGCCGGCAACGACGGTGCCGTGGCGTTCAACTGCGAGGAATTTCTGGAGCGGATGGGGGGAGAACCGTCGTTCCTGCCGCCCCTGGTGGAGGTGTTCCTCACCACGGTGCCGCAGCAGGTGCAGGAGTTGGAACAGCTTCTGGCTGCGGGAGAGCACGCTACTGCCCACCGGGTTGCCCACACTATCCGGGGAGCGGCCGGCAACATGGGGGCGGAACTGCTCCAGCAGGTCGCCGCACAGATGGAACGGGCGGGCAAGAATGGCGATTTCGAGCGGATGAAGCGGCTGCTGCCGTCACTGCGGCAGCAGCTCGAACGTACGGTACAGGCGATGCAGGAGGTGGTGGAGCGGGCGGAAATCGGGCCCGCCTGA
- the lhgO gene encoding L-2-hydroxyglutarate oxidase, whose protein sequence is MTPTLRADYLIIGAGIIGLALARELKSRFPAADILIIEKEPDVAFHGSGRNSGVLHAGFYYTADSLKARFTRDGNRLVKEYVKARGLAINECHKVVVASDEHEIEGIRELQRRGERNGVEVRIIDEQELAEIDPNARTTQIALYSPTTATVDPVQVCHALKEDLEAAGVRFLFNQGYLRRQGDRAVVTSGGRVIEAGMTINAAGLYADRIAREYGFSQQYTIIPFKGIYLKYTGQDKPVRTNIYPVPNLQNPFLGVHYTVTVDGTVKIGPTAIPAFWRQNYTGLEHFSLGELLEIIGWESRLFLADSFGFRSLALGELKKYDRSYFTGLATKMVKEIDPAGFNQWSRPGIRAQLLNTETKELVMDFTVEGDGSSIHILNAVSPAFTCSFPFAAWVVEHHLAPSAAP, encoded by the coding sequence GTGACGCCCACCCTGCGCGCCGATTACCTGATCATCGGGGCCGGTATCATCGGCCTGGCCCTGGCCCGCGAGCTGAAGTCCCGTTTTCCCGCCGCAGATATCCTGATAATCGAGAAGGAGCCGGACGTGGCCTTCCACGGCAGCGGCCGCAACAGCGGGGTGCTGCACGCCGGGTTCTACTACACCGCCGATTCGCTGAAGGCCCGCTTCACCCGGGACGGCAACCGGCTGGTGAAGGAGTACGTCAAAGCGCGGGGGCTGGCCATCAACGAATGTCACAAGGTGGTGGTTGCCTCCGATGAACACGAGATCGAGGGGATCAGGGAGCTGCAGCGCCGGGGGGAGCGAAACGGCGTGGAGGTGCGGATCATCGACGAACAGGAACTGGCGGAGATCGATCCCAATGCCCGGACCACGCAGATTGCGCTGTACTCACCGACCACCGCCACCGTTGACCCGGTGCAGGTCTGCCACGCCCTGAAGGAGGACCTGGAAGCTGCCGGGGTCCGTTTCCTGTTCAACCAGGGGTACCTGCGGCGCCAGGGGGACCGGGCCGTGGTCACCAGCGGCGGCAGGGTGATCGAAGCCGGCATGACCATCAACGCCGCCGGTCTCTACGCCGACCGGATCGCCCGTGAGTACGGTTTTTCGCAGCAGTACACCATCATCCCGTTCAAGGGGATCTACCTCAAGTACACCGGGCAGGACAAACCGGTGCGCACCAACATCTACCCGGTGCCCAACCTGCAGAACCCGTTTTTAGGGGTACATTACACCGTGACCGTGGACGGCACGGTCAAGATCGGCCCCACGGCCATTCCGGCCTTCTGGCGGCAGAACTATACAGGGCTGGAGCATTTCAGCCTGGGGGAGCTGCTGGAGATCATCGGCTGGGAGTCGCGGCTGTTCCTGGCGGACAGTTTCGGCTTCCGCTCCCTGGCCCTGGGGGAGCTGAAGAAGTACGACCGGAGCTATTTCACCGGCCTGGCAACGAAGATGGTGAAGGAGATCGACCCTGCCGGGTTCAACCAGTGGAGCAGGCCCGGCATCAGGGCGCAACTCCTGAATACGGAAACCAAGGAGCTGGTCATGGACTTCACGGTGGAGGGGGATGGCAGCAGCATCCATATTCTCAATGCCGTGTCCCCGGCCTTTACCTGCAGTTTTCCCTTTGCCGCCTGGGTGGTGGAGCACCATCTGGCCCCGTCGGCCGCCCCCTGA